The Saccopteryx leptura isolate mSacLep1 chromosome 2, mSacLep1_pri_phased_curated, whole genome shotgun sequence genome has a window encoding:
- the SON gene encoding protein SON isoform X2, producing the protein MATNIEQIFRSFVVSKFREIQQELSSGRNEGQLNGETNTPIEGNQAGDAAASARSLPNEEIVQKIEEVLSGVLDTELRCKPDLKEASRKSRCVSVQTDPTDEVPTKKSKKHKKHKNKKKKKKKEKEKKYKRQPEESESKPKSPDEENMDLESDSFLKFESESSAMALEHSVRAFGLSETSETPAVVVEPPIVSMEVSQPYTLETLKLDSKTIDLSVASTSVISVQSEQPVAVMLEPPMPPMTKILVDSFSTAPVLTTTVVLKSSEPVVTMSAECQMKSVLQSLESTPPEPSKIMLEPPVVKVLEPSETHVIASETPTEVHSEPSTSTTIDFPESSATEVLGLPEQPVEVPSETADSSMTRSQELLELPKSTLELPESSVASAVELPGPPATSMPELQGPPVTPVSELPGPSATPVLELPGPPSTPVPELLGPPATTVPELPGPSVTSVPQLSQELPGLPAPFMGLEPPQEVPEPPVMAQELPGQPVVTVAMELTEQPAATTELEQPVRMTTVEHPGQPEVTTATALLGQSEAAMVLELPGQPVATTALELPGQPSVTGVPELPGLPSATRALELSGQPVATGALELPGQLMATGALEFSGQSGAAGALELLGQPLATGVLELPGQPGAPELPGQPVATVALEISVQSVVTTTELSTMTVSQSLEVPSTTALESYNTVAQELPTTLVGETSITVGVDPLMAQESHMLASNTMETHMLASNSMDSQMLASNTMDSQMLASNTMDSQMLATSSMESQMLATSSMDSQMLATSSMDSQMLATSSMDSQMLATSSMDSQMLATSSMDSQMLATSSMDSQMLATSSMDSQMLATSSMDSQMLATSTMDSQMLATSSMDSQMLASGTMDSQMLASGTMDAQMLASGSMDAQMLASSTQDSSMLGSKSPDPYRLAQDPYRLAQDPYRLGHDPYRLGHDAYRLGQDPYRLGHDPYRLTPDPYRMSPRPYRIAPRSYRVAPRPYRLAPRPLMLASRRSMMMSYAAERSMMSSYERSMMSYERSMMSPMAERSMMSAYERSMMSAYERSMMSPMAERSMMSAYERSMMSAYERSMMSPMADRSMMSMGADRSMMSSYSTADRSMMSSYSAADRTMMSSYTADRSMMSMAADSYTDSYTDTYSEAYMVPPLPPEEPPTMPPLPPEEPPMTPPLPPEEPPEGPALPTEQSALTAENTWPTEVSALPPEEAVSLPEPPVSQNEISEPSIVPANYPVSASDPSMLASEAAVTVPELPPEPESLVASTPIESAAVAEEHEIVPERPVTYVVSETPMSAEPSESSIMSETAETFDSMSASGHIVSGISVPLPEPAVTIPEPSQSTLDLSAMVVSEVPLVALPEPLAETVPEPPAEAVPEPPAEAVPEPPAEAVPEPPAEAVLEPPAEAVPESLAMTVPGPPAVAIPGPPAEAVLEPLALVEPEHVTIPVPVVSAPEAAMPVLEPAVLVPQPYIIPESSVSVQEPTVTVSEPDVTLSEQTQISAEMVLESSPGMLKSSVVKGISLISDNQSLVPEHGMQEVPMHSDEEPHAEGHVKNDSYKSEHGINRDHDINNYLIAKEIEHSTVSAASIVAGGEISEEKILPINETKQCTVLDTCPSVSEADEGGTVSPTGPLALESDIMGPSKVIEFVTTSALSSISKYDEVSLTTQDTEHDMVISTSPSGGSETDIEGPLPAKDIHLDLLSNNFIGNDVEGPLPTKESDQTLAVVLSPKESSGDKEVPLPNKEILSESGISANIDDINEADLVRPLLPKDMERLTNLRAGIEGPLLASEVERDKSAASPVVINIPERASESSSEEKDDYEIFVKVKDTHEKSKKNKNRDKGEKEKKRDSSLRSRSKRSKSSEHKSRKRTSESRSRARKRSSKSKSHRSQTRSRSRSRRRRRSSRSRSKSRGRRSVSKEKRKRSPKHRSKSRERKRKRSSSRDNRKTVRARSRTPSRRSRSHTPSRRRRSRSVGRRSFSISPSRRSRTPSRRSRTPSRRSRTPSRRSRTPSRRRRSRSVVRRRSFSISPVRLRRSRTPLRRRFSRSPLRRKRSRSSERGRSPKRLTDLNKAQLLEIAKANAAAMCAKAGVPLPPNLKPAPPPTIEEKVAKKSGGATIEELTEKCKQIAQSKEDDDVIVNKPHVSDEEEEEPPFYHHPFKLSEPKPIFFNLNIAAAKPTPPKSQVTLTKEFPVSSGSQHRKKEADSVYGEWVPVEKNGEENKDDDNVFSSNLPSEPVDISTAMSERALAQKRLSENAFDLEAMSMLNRAQERIDAWAQLNSIPGQFTGSTGVQVLTQEQLANTGAQAWIKKDQFLRAAPVTGGMGAVLMRKMGWREGEGLGKNKEGNKEPILVDFKTDRKGLVAVGERAQKRSGNFSAAMKDLSGKHPVSALMEICNKRRWQPPEFLLVHDSGPDHRKHFLFRVLRNGSPYQPNCMFFLNRY; encoded by the exons ATGGCGACCAACATCGAGCAGATTTTTAGGTCTTTCGTCGTCAGTAAATTCCGGGAAATTCAACAGGAGCTCTCCAG TGGAAGGAATGAAGGCCAGCTCAATGGTGAAACAAATACACCCATTGAAGGAAACCAGGCAGGTGATGCAGCTGCCTCTGCCAGGAGCCTCCCAAATGAAGAAATAGTTCAGAAGATAGAGGAAGTACTTTCTGGGGTCTTAGATACAGAACTACGCTGTAAGCCAG aCTTGAAGGAGGCCTCCAGAAAAAGTAGGTGTGTGTCTGTTCAAACAGACCCTACTGATGAAGTTCCCACCAAAAAGTCAAAGAAGcataaaaagcacaaaaataaaaagaagaaaaagaagaaagaaaaggaaaaaaaatataaaagacaaccAGAGGAATCTGAATCAAAGCCTAAATCCCCTGATGAAGAGAACATGGACTTAGAATCAGATTCCTTTTTGAAGTTTGAGTCTGAATCTTCAGCAATGGCACTGGAACATTCTGTAAGAGCATTTGGGCTATCTGAGACCAGTGAAACTCCTGCAGTTGTTGTAGAACCTCCTATAGTATCGATGGAGGTATCACAGCCATACACCTTGGAGACTCTGAAGCTAGATTCAAAAACTATAGATCTGTCAGTTGCATCTACATCAGTAATCTCTGTGCAGTCAGAGCAGCCTGTGGCAGTAATGCTGGAACCACCCATGCCACCTATGACAAAGATTCTGGTGGATTCTTTTTCAACAGCACCAGTGCTTACTACAACAGTAGTGCTAAAGTCGTCTGAGCCAGTGGTAACAATGTCAGCGGAATGTCAGATGAAGTCTGTGCTGCAGTCTTTGGAGAGCACACCTCCAGAGCCATCAAAGATCATGTTAGAGCCTCCAGTAGTAAAAGTGCTAGAGCCATCAGAAACCCATGTAATAGCATCAGAGACACCTACTGAGGTACACTCTGAGCCAAGCACATCAACAACAATCGATTTTCCAGAGTCTTCTGCAACTGAAGTACTAGGATTGCCTGAGCAGCCTGTAGAAGTACCATCGGAGACTGCAGATTCATCCATGACAAGATCGCAGGAGTTGCTGGAGCTGCCCAAGTCCACATTGGAGTTGCCGGAGTCGTCGGTGGCCTCAGCGGTGGAGTTGCCGGGGCCACCTGCGACCTCCATGCCGGAGTTGCAGGGGCCCCCTGTGACTCCAGTGTCGGAGTTACCTGGGCCCTCTGCTACCCCGGTGCTAGAGTTGCCAGGGCCCCCTTCTACCCCAGTGCCTGAGTTGCTAGGGCCCCCTGCGACAACAGTGCCTGAGTTGCCGGGGCCCTCAGTGACATCAGTGCCACAGTTGTCGCAGGAGTTGCCAGGGCTTCCAGCTCCATTCATGGGGTTGGAGCCACCACAGGAGGTACCAGAGCCACCTGTGATGGCACAGGAGTTGCCAGGGCAGCCTGTGGTAACAGTAGCAATGGAGTTGACCGAGCAACCTGCGGCGACGACAGAGTTGGAGCAGCCTGTGCGAATGACAACGGTGGAGCATCCTGGGCAGCCTGAGGTGACAACGGCAACAGCGTTGCTGGGGCAGTCTGAGGCAGCGATGGTGCTGGAGTTGCCAGGGCAGCCAGTGGCAACAACAGCACTGGAGTTGCCAGGGCAGCCTTCGGTGACTGGGGTGCCGGAGTTGCCAGGGCTGCCTTCGGCAACTAGGGCGCTGGAGTTGTCTGGGCAGCCTGTGGCAACTGGGGCTCTGGAGTTGCCTGGGCAGCTCATGGCAACTGGGGCACTGGAGTTCTCGGGGCAGTCTGGGGCAGCTGGAGCACTGGAGCTTTTGGGGCAGCCTCTGGCAACAGGGGTTCTGGAGTTGCCGGGGCAGCCCGGGGCGCCAGAGTTGCCTGGGCAGCCTGTGGCAACTGTGGCGCTGGAGATCTCTGTTCAGTCTGTGGTGACAACAACGGAGCTGTCAACGATGACCGTGTCGCAGTCCCTGGAGGTGCCCTCGACGACAGCGCTGGAATCATATAATACGGTAGCACAGGAGCTGCCTACTACATTAGTGGGGGAGACGTCTATAACAGTAGGAGTGGATCCCTTGATGGCCCAAGAATCCCATATGTTAGCTTCTAACACCATGGAGACCCATATGTTAGCGTCCAACAGCATGGACTCCCAAATGCTAGCATCCAACACCATGGACTCCCAGATGCTAGCGTCCAACACCATGGACTCCCAGATGTTAGCCACCAGCTCCATGGAATCCCAGATGTTAGCCACCAGCTCCATGGACTCCCAGATGTTAGCCACCAGCTCCATGGACTCCCAGATGTTAGCCACCAGCTCCATGGACTCCCAGATGTTAGCCACCAGCTCCATGGACTCGCAGATGTTAGCCACCAGCTCCATGGACTCGCAGATGTTAGCCACCAGCTCCATGGACTCCCAGATGTTAGCCACCAGCTCCATGGACTCCCAGATGTTAGCCACCAGTTCCATGGACTCCCAGATGTTAGCAACCAGCACCATGGATTCCCAGATGTTAGCAACTAGTTCTATGGACTCCCAGATGTTAGCATCTGGCACTATGGACTCTCAGATGTTAGCTTCCGGCACCATGGATGCCCAGATGTTAGCTTCTGGCAGCATGGATGCCCAGATGTTAGCGTCTAGTACTCAAGATTCTTCTATGTTGGGTTCAAAATCTCCTGATCCCTATAGGTTAGCTCAGGATCCTTACAGGTTAGCTCAGGATCCTTACAGGTTAGGTCATGACCCTTATAGACTAGGTCATGATGCCTACAGGTTAGGGCAAGACCCTTATAGATTAGGCCATGATCCCTACAGACTAACTCCTGATCCCTATAGGATGTCACCTAGACCTTATAGGATAGCACCCAGATCCTATAGGGTAGCCCCCAGGCCATATAGATTAGCACCTAGACCCCTGATGTTAGCATCTAGACGTTCTATGATGATGTCCTATGCTGCAGAACGTTCCATGATGTCATCTTATGAACGTTCTATGATGTCTTATGAGCGGTCTATGATGTCCCCTATGGCTGAGCGTTCTATGATGTCAGCCTATGAACGCTCTATGATGTCTGCGTATGAGCGCTCTATGATGTCCCCTATGGCTGAGCGCTCCATGATGTCAGCTTACGAGCGCTCCATGATGTCAGCTTATGAGCGTTCCATGATGTCCCCAATGGCTGACCGATCAATGATGTCAATGGGTGCCGACCGGTCTATGATGTCGTCATACTCTACTGCTGACCGGTCTATGATGTCATCGTACTCTGCAGCTGACCGAACTATGATGTCATCTTACACTGCTGATCGTTCAATGATGTCTATGGCAGCTGATTCTTACACCGATTCTTATACTGATACGTATTCAGAGGCATATATGGTGCCACCCTTGCCCCCTGAAGAGCCTCCAACAATGCCACCATTGCCACCTGAAGAGCCACCAATGACACCACCATTGCCTCCCGAGGAACCACCGGAGGGCCCAGCATTACCCACTGAGCAGTCAGCATTAACAGCTGAAAATACTTGGCCAACTGAGGTGTCAGCATTACCTCCTGAAGAGGCTGTATCTCTGCCTGAACCTCCTGTGAGTCAAAATGAGATCTCAGAGCCTTCGATAGTGCCTGCTAATTATCCAGTGTCAGCATCGGATCCTTCAATGTTAGCCTCAGAGGCTGCAGTAACTGTTCCAGAGCTACCACCGGAGCCTGAGTCTTTAGTTGCATCAACACCTATAGAGTCTGCTGCAGTAGCAGAAGAGCATGAAATTGTTCCAGAGAGACCAGTGACTTATGTGGTATCCGAAACTCCCATGTCAGCTGAACCATCAGAGTCTTCTATTATGTCAGAGACagcagaaacctttgattccatgAGTGCTTCAGGACACATTGTGTCAGGGATATCTGTGCCCCTCCCTGAGCCTGCAGTAACTATTCCAGAGCCATCGCAGAGCACTCTGGACTTGTCAGCCATGGTGGTCTCAGAGGTACCTTTGGTTGCTCTCCCGGAGCCCCTGGCCGAGACTGTCCCGGAGCCCCCGGCTGAAGCTGTCCCGGAGCCCCCAGCTGAAGCTGTCCCAGAGCCCCCAGCTGAAGCTGTCCCGGAGCCCCCAGCCGAAGCTGTCCTGGAGCCCCCAGCTGAAGCTGTCCCAGAGTCCCTGGCTATGACTGTCCCTGGGCCACCTGCTGTGGCTATACCAGGGCCACCAGCTGAGGCTGTCCTGGAGCCTCTGGCCTTGGTTGAGCCAGAGCACGTAACCATCCCTGTGCCAGTTGTTTCTGCTCCAGAGGCTGCTATGCCTGTCCTGGAACCAGCAGTGTTGGTCCCTCAACCTTACATTATTCCAGAATCATCTGTTTCTGTCCAAGAACCCACAGTGACAGTTTCAGAACCTGATGTCACTCTCTCAGAGCAGACTCAAATATCAGCTGAGATGGTTTTAGAGTCTTCACCAGGGATGCTGAAGTCTAGTGTTGTAAAAGGAATTAGCTTGATATCTGATAATCAAAGTCTTGTTCCAGAGCATGGCATGCAGGAGGTTCCCATGCATTCAGATGAAGAGCCACATGCTGAAGGACATGTGAAGAATGACTCTTATAAAAGTGAACATGGTATAAATAGAGACCATGATATAAATAATTACTTAATAGCTAAAGAGATAGAACATAGCACAGTGTCTGCTGCCAGCATTGTTGCTGGTGGTGAAATTAGTGAAGAGAAAATTTTGCCCATTAATGAGACTAAACAATGCACAGTATTGGATACTTGCCCTAGTGTTAGTGAAGCTGATGAGGGAGGAACTGTATCTCCTACTGGTCCCCTTGCTCTTGAATCTGATATAATGGGACCTAGTAAGGTTATTGAATTTGTGACAACATCTGCTCTCAGTTCAATTAGTAAATATGATGAAGTATCTTTAACTACTCAAGATACTGAACATGACATGGTAATTTCCACCAGCCCCAGTGGTGGTAGTGAGACTGACATAGAGGGACCTTTGCCTGCTAAAGACATTCATCTTGATTTATTATCTAATAACTTTATTGGTAATGATGTAGAAGGACCATTACCTACAAAAGAGAGTGACCAGACATTAGCAGTTGTGCTCAGCCCTAAAGAAAGTAGTGGAGATAAAGAAGTACCTCTCCCTAATAAAGAGATATTGTCTGAATCTGGAATTTCTGCAAATATTGATGATATTAATGAAGCAGATTTAGTAAGACCATTACTTCCTAAGGACATGGAACGTCTTACAAACCTCAGAGCTGGTATTGAAGGACCTTTACTTGCAAGTGAAGTTGAACGTGACAAATCTGCTGCCAGTCCAGTTGTAATTAATATACCAGAAAGGGCTTCTGAGTCTTCTTCAGAGGAAAAAGATGATTATGAAATTTTTGTAAAAGTtaaggacacacatgagaaaagcaagaaaaataagaacCGAGATAAAggtgaaaaagagaagaaaagagactcttCGTTAAGATCTCGAAGTAAGCGGTCTAAGTCTTCTGAACACAAATCACGCAAGCGTACCAGTGAATCTCGTTCTAGGGCAAGGAAGAGATCATCTAAGTCCAAGTCTCATCGCTCTCAAACACGTTCACGGTCACGTTCAAGacgcaggaggaggagcagcaggtCAAGATCAAAGTCTAGAGGAAGGAGATCTGTATCAAAAGAGAAGCGCAAAAGATCTCCGAAGCACAGATCCAAGtccagggaaagaaaaagaaaaagatcaagcTCCAGGGATAACCGGAAAACTGTTAGAGCTCGAAGTCGCACCCCTAGTCGGCGAAGTCGTAGTCACACTCCGAGTCGTCGAAGAAGATCTAGATCTGTGGGGAGAAGGAGCTTTAGCATTTCTCCAAGCAGGCGGAGCCGCACCCCGAGTCGACGGAGCCGCACCCCGAGTCGACGGAGCCGCACCCCGAGCCGACGGAGTCGCACCCCGAGCCGACGGAGAAGATCAAGGTCTGTGGTGAGAAGACGAAGCTTCAGTATATCACCAGTCAGGTTAAGGCGATCACGAACACCCTTGAGAAGAAGGTTTAGCAGATCTCCCCTCCGCCGCAAACGATCACGGTCTTCGGAAAGAGGCAGATCACCTAAACGTCTGACAGATTTGA atAAGGCTCAATTACTTGAAATAGCCAAAGCTAATGCAGCTGCCATGTGTGCTAAGGCTGGTGTTCCTTTGCCGCCAAACCTAAAACCTGCACCTCCACCTACAATAGAAGAGAAAGTTGCTAAAAAGTCAGGAGGAGCTACTATTGAAGAACTAACTGAG AAATGTAAACAGATTGCACAGAGTAAAGAAGATGATGATGTGATAGTGAATAAGCCTCACGTGTCagatgaagaggaagaggaaccTCCTTTTTATCATCACCCCTTTAAACTCAGTGAACCTAAACCCATTTTTTTCAATCTGAAT attgctGCAGCAAAGCCAACTCCTCCAAAAAGCCAGGTAACATTAACAAAAGAATTTCCTGTGTCCTCTGGATCTCAACATCgaaagaaagaagcagatagtGTTTATGGAGAGTGGGTTCCTGTAGAGAAAAATGGTGAAGAAAACAAAGATGATGATAATGTTTTCAGCAGCAATTTGCCCTCCGAG